The sequence TGTATGTATGTTTTTTTGGAATTTCTTGTTGCTGCATGCATATAATTTAAAACATTTAGACATTATTCAAGGCATTAAACAAGATAGTAATTCTGGATAGATTTAAAGCAAAACGTTAGAATGACATTGTATCTGATTTAATCCAAAACATAGCTAAACAGCACGAGTTAACTCCAAAATATCATAATTTCTGGTTGGCATGTAAACAAGTTTGCCAAGATTACTTTGCTAATAAGCATTGTCTAATGTCATGCTAATAACTAGCCAAAAACAAAACACAGAAATCATGCTGCTTTGTTCACTTCTTCTGAGATTTGAGAATTCTCTTTGTGGCACTGGTAGCTGCTTTCATGGTCTCCTTCGAGGGTCCCCTGCTGGTTGGAGTTTTTTTTGTGTGTGGTGTTGGATTTGTTGGTGGATTTGCACTTGTTGGTGGTCGAACAATTGGTTGCTTGGGTCTGAAAGTATGTGCAGCAGCATTGGAGTCTGGTTGGTCCATTCTTGGCACCTGGGATGGAGGTCTGAATGGAGTCTGTGCTGGAGCTGAAGGTTGGGCCATAAATGGTGCAGGAACTGGTGCAGACCCAGCTGCCTCCCCAGCACGAGGTTCACCCAATGTTTCACCCTGTGATTGATTTTGATCCTATGTAAGAAAGACACAACAATGTAACCAAATGGAGTAATTAGTGCTTAAGCAGTATCAATTATGTATTACTGACTAATAATAAGAAGCATAAAATGGAGGGGCTGATTAGTGCTTAACCAACTGAGGTCTAAAGCATTTTCGGGTGCCGGCTTACCTCTGGTGGAGGGGCTGATTGTGAAAGGGGAAGCAGCACCAGAGTTTGTGAGTTGTCAACTGTCTTCAGCACCAGTTTTTTTGGGCTTGTGATGAGGAACACTTCCTTTGGGCTTGGCTGTAGGCCTGGTTCTTTTGGGCCTCGCACTAGGCCCAGCTCCTTTGGGCTTGGCAGCTGGCATGGTACCTTTGCCACTAGGCACAGCTGCAGTCTTTCTCCCAGCACCTCTCTTGTTCCCACTTGACTCTGCAGTcttttttggcatcactttctctttttctttcacagTGCTTCTTTTCTTCATAAGATCATTCTCCTCATCACAACTACAGGAGTCATCATCAGAACCAGTTTCAGTGCCATTCGGAGGAGGTTCATACAACTCGTCCTCCCCACTACCATTCCCATCCCCTGCTGTCGATGGTGATGACTGAAGCTCCCGCATGATACTGTCCACATCAACTGCATCATCAAATTCTTCCGGGCCCTAATAGGCCGTTTGATAGGTGGCGGGGCAGGCCTCAACTGCTCAGTTGTGGTCCAGAATTCTTCACTAGGAACGGGCTTGATGCAATGTGCATACGTCTTGTGAATGGACTCCATACACAACCATGGATGCACGTAATCCTCAACCTGGTCATGCCTCTTTCTGATAGCAGCAATAGCATGTATGCATGGCATGCCTGCATAAGCAGCAAAAGTTACATGTAAACCAGCATAATTTTACATACGAGGAAAACATATTAGTTACTGTCGATGGTGATGACTGAAGCTCCCGCATGATACTGTCCACATCAACTGCATCATCAAATTCTTCCGGCCCCTGTTCTGCAGCAgcttcttcttccacaatctgTGGCTCATCAACAGGGTGATCGAAGTAAATATAGAACTCGTTGATATTTGAATTCTTCAACTTGTTCTCTCGCATTTCATTGATTCCAGCATCCCCCCTCAGTATGTGCAGTCCAGACTCAAGATCATTACTGGTTGGGTCATACCAATAGACTGCCCTGTATGTTGCATACCCCAGACCCTTGAATAGTGTAACCAAATCCCCAAAATTCACAAAGTCCAAATCCATCTCTGGAAATTTCTCAACCTTCCCACCAATATACTCAAGAGTGCCACCGGGTCCTCTATCAAAATGACCTCCATGGTGAAAAACAGGTACAGCATATATATCAACCATCTGCATTATGCACAGATATAGCAATCACACATTAAACCCTAGATCAAGTGCCTGAGAATTTGAAATCAGTTAAATCCCTATAGAATTTTTTCCAGTCTTTTCCCCGAAACAGAGCAAGCGATCATCACTAACCCCAACCCCATGCATTATATTCTACCAAATACTTAAATAAGAACGAACAGTGTGATTCGACTAATACCCTTACCTCTGTAGCAGAAGGCACCTTCTTGCAAGACGAAGCCTGTCAAATCCTTCACCACCCGCAACGTCCACTGAGCACACAACACCTTCTCAACGAGTTGAAGACGTTCTTTTTTTTTGGAGGGAGAAAGAAACTGTTTATCTTCAGGTAGGATTTTCAGTAATTACAGGCATGGCTTCTGGGTGTTATGGGAATAACAATATGTGAAATGGGCTCAGGGATCGATCTGTCCTTCGATTTTTAGTACCCCTCCAGCTCAGCAACCTAAACGGACAGGTCACACTCCCCCCAGCCACATCAGCCTTCTCCGGTGATGTTTTTCAACCCAAATCGACGGAGGGGTTCAATTGTCCCAGATTTTACAAGGTGAGGGgcttaaaagtattttcaaatcttaagggacgaaaatgtccaattttaaaaaggtcagggaccgATATGTCTTTTACTCtaaaaacaataatcaatcagATAAATAACAGATCAAATCTTGTTTGCCTACAGGAAAACACAGCTTAATTCTTTAGTTTCAGATGAATTTTTAGTTTATATGATTAAGGAGAAGAATAGATAAAATAGATATTTCGATAAAATTAAATGatgaaataataattttaaaattaaatgtactttattaaaaatatttaagaacataatttattaatatattatttagttttaataataatttttaatttaaNNNNNNNNNNNNNNNNNNNNNNNNNNNNNNNNNNNNNNNNNNNNNNNNNNNNNNNNNNNNNNNNNNNNNNNNNNNNNNNNNNNNNNNNNNNNGAATACAAATAGtatgtaaaaaaattttatttttgaaacaaaataaaattattttaaaaaaattatatacacaattttttttattcttaaagtgtttaatattcaaaaaaaaattgttataacaTATACTTATATTTGTGACAAATAATTAACTTGTTATaaacaatattgaattttgtgacaaactaattttttgttacaaaacaattggagtttttgaaaaaaaaaattgttacaaaatatttcaaattttcgcaacttcttttttgttttgttaaaaaatattacaatattttgtaacaaaacatcATCTtgttacaaaaactaacataatttgtaacaaaataaaacaagttgttacaaaatattatcatgtATTGTAACAATTTAtaatgttgttacaaaacattattcttttgtaacaatcactaattattattacaaacaacaatttttttgtaacaattttaaatttgatacaaattttttgttacaaatgttcaaTTTTCTTGTAGTGCTACTTACAGCAACCATCCATCGATATCAACAATTTACCCAGAGAGAGAAACCCGAACTGGAAGGAGGACAGCGGAAAAGAAGGTCTAGGTTTCAAGGAAGGAGTGGGCTATCTAGAAGAGAATGAAGGGGAAAATGGGATTTAGGGTTTTCGAGCGAGATAGGGAGAGGAGGGGACGGCTTGAAGTGAAAGATAGagaatagaggaagaagatgagGGGAAGAATGAAAGGCTTTTAAGTTGGGTGAACACGGGTTCGGTTCGGGTTTAACATAAAATTAGAATAGAATTAATCAAAATGTAATTGGTTTAGGTTCAAGATGAAATTAGAACCGAATCAATTAAAATGTAATTAGTTCAGTTTGGTTtggatttatatttttttgtatatgtattcGAATCAAACCaaatggatttggatcctctaaagtttgaattttactttagagagtaaagtgtgatcttctaccttTGAAtagtttttctttcatatttatttttggtcccacctatgaaatcaatTGTGAGAGATCACACCTTACTCTCTaaggtgaaattcaaactttagaggatccaaatccaaaccaaatcgatTAAGAACGATTTAGTTTGGTTCGGATGATTGGGTACCTGATATCtttgaaatttataaaaaaaccaaatttttatcttaaaaattcaacaataacatcaatagaaataattcaaacatgttaaatattaaatacattaaaaaataaactcaTTAAAACCTAAACAAATTAATAGTGAATAATTTTTGTCTAATGGaaatacaaattttttaattaaacaccaatttttttatttaattaatacatgATCGGGTTCACAGGTTGGTTCGGATTTTGTACCTTTAGAACCGATCCATCGATATCAACAATTTACCCAGAGAGAGAAACCTGAACTGGAAGGAGGACAGCGGGAAAGAAGGTCTAGGGTTTTGGATCGAAAGATACACCGAGCAAGAGAGAGCGAGAGAGCGTCTAAAGCACAGGATGGTATAATGCAAGAAAGGCTCGAGAAACACGATCTGAAAGGGGAAAAATCGAGGTTGAAGGGCTAGGGTTTGAGAGTGACCGCACTGTGAGAGACAAAGCGAGAAAAGGGGAGAAAACGGGAAGTCACACAGAGGAGTTGGACGGGGATCACAACATCGACAGAGATGATATAGGCCAGAAGGAAGGAGTGGACTATCTAGAAGAGAATGAAAGGGAAAAAGGGATTTAGGGTTTCCGAGCGAGATAGGGAGAGGAGAGGACGGCTTGAAGTGAAAGATAGagaatagaggaagaagatgagGGGAAGAATGAAAGGCTTTTAAGTTGGGTGAACAGGGTTCGGTTCGGGTTTAACATAAAATTAGAATCGAATTAATCAAAATGTAAATGGTTTAGGTTCAAGTTGAAATTAGAACCGAATCAATTAAAATGTAATTAgttcggtttggtttggatttatatttttttgtatatgtacTCGAATCAAACCaaatggatttggatcctctaaagtttgaatttcactttagagagtaaagtgtgatcttctacccttgaatagtttttctttcatatttattattggtcccacctatgaaatcaatagtgagagatcacactttactctctaaagtgaaatttaaactttagaggatccaaatccaaaccaaatcgatTAAGAATGATTTAGTTCGGTTCGGATAATTGGGTACCTGATAACtttgaaatttataaaaaaaccaaattttattttaaaaattcaacaataacatcaatagaaataatccaaacatgttaaatattaaatacattaaaaaataaactcaTTAAAACCTAAACAAATTAATAGTGAATAATTTTTGTCTAATgaaaatacaaattttttaattaaacaccaatttttttatttaattaatacatgATCGGGTTCACAGGTTGGTTCGGATTTTGTACCTTTAGAACCGATCCATCGATATCAACAATTTACCCAGAGAGAGAAACCCGAACTGGAAGGAGGACAGCGGGAAAGAAAGTCTAGGGTTTTGGATCGAAAGATACATCAAGCAAGAGAGAGCGAGAGAGCGTCTCAAGCACAGGATGGTATAATGCAAGAAAGGCTCGAGAAACACGATCTGGAAGGGAAAAAATCGAGATTGAAGGGCTAGGGTTTGAGAGTGACCGCGACACTGTGAGAGACAAAGCGAGAAAAGGGGAGAAAACGGGAAGTCACACAGAGGAGTTGGACGGGGGATCACAACATCGACAGAGATGATATAGGCCAGAAGGAAGGAGTGGGCTATCTAGAAGAGAATGAAAGGAAAAATAGAATTTAGGGTTTCCGAGCGAGATAGGGAGAGGAGGGGAAGGCTTGAAATGAAAGATAGagaatagaggaagaagatgagGGGAAGAATGACAGGCTTTTAAGTTGGGTGAACACGGGTTCAATTCGGGTTTAACATAAAATTATAATCGAATTAATCATAATGTAATTAGTTTAGGTTCAAGATGAAATTagaaccaaatcaattaaaatgTAATTAGTTCGGTTtggatttatatttttttgtatatgtacTCGAATCAAACCaaatggatttggatcctctaaagtttgaatttcactttagagagtaaagtgtgatcttctacccttgaatagtttttctttcatatttattcttggtcacACCTATGAAATCAATATTGAGAGattacactttactctctaaagtgaaattcaaactttagaggatccaaatccaaaccaaatcgatTAAGAACGATTTAGTTCGGCTCGGATAACTGGGTACCTGATaactttgaaatttaaaaaaaaaaaccgaatttctatcttaaaaattcaacaataacatcaatagaaataatccaaacatgttaaatattaaatacattaaaaaataaactcaTTAAAACCTAACCAAAATTAATAGTGAATACTTTTTTTCTAATGGaaatacaaattttttaattaaacaccaatttttttatttaattaatacatgATCGGGTTCACAGGTTGGTTCGGATTTTGTACCTTTAGAACCGATCCATCGATATCAACAATTTACCCAGAGAGAGAAACTTGAACTGGAAGGAGGACAGCGGGAAAGAAGGTCTAGGGTTTTGGATCGAAAGATACACCGAGCAAGAGAGAGCGAGAGAGCGTCTCAAGCACAGGATGGTATAATGCAAGAAAGGCTCGAGAAACACGATCTGGAAGGGGAAAAATTGAGATTGAAGGGCTAGGGTTTGAGAGTGACCGCGACACTGTGAGAGACAAAGCGAGAAAAGGGGAGAAAACGGGAGGTCACACAGAGGAGTTGGACGGGGGATCACAACATCGACAGAGATGATATAGGCCAAAAGGAAGGAGTAGGCTATCTAGAAGAGAATGAAGGGAAAAATGGGATTTAGGGTTTTCGAGCGAGATATGGAGAGGAGGGGACTGCTTGAATTGAAAGATAGAGAATAGAGGAAGAAGATCAGGGGAAAAATGAAAGGCTTTTAAGTTGGGTAAACACGGGTTCGGTTTGGGTTTATCATAAAATTAGAATCGAATTAATCATAATGTAATTGGTTTGGGTTCAAGTTGAAATTagaaccaaatcaattaaaatgTAATTTGTTCGGTTTGGATTTATATTTCTTTATATATGTACTCGAATCAAACCaaatggatttggatcctctaaagtttgaatttcactttagagagtaaagtgcgATCTTCTACCCTTGAATAGTTTTTCTTTCACatttattcttggtcccacctatgaaatcaatagtgagagatcacactttactctctaaagtaaaattcaaactttagaggatccaaatccaaaccaaatcgatTAAGAACGATTTAGTTCGGTTCCGATAATTGGGTACCTGAAACCtttgaaatttataaaaaaaccaaatttttatcttaaaaattccaCAATAActtcaatagaaataatccaaacaagttaaatattaaatacattaaaaaataaactcaTTAAAACCTAAACAAATCAATAGTGAATAAATTTTGTCTAACggaaatacaatttttttaattaaacaccaatttttttatttaattaatacatgATCAGGTTCACAGGTTGGTTCGGATTTTGTACCTTTAGAACCGATCCATCGATGTCAACA is a genomic window of Arachis ipaensis cultivar K30076 chromosome B06, Araip1.1, whole genome shotgun sequence containing:
- the LOC107646339 gene encoding uncharacterized protein LOC107646339; this translates as MQMVDIYAVPVFHHGGHFDRGPGGTLEYIGGKVEKFPEMDLDFVNFGDLVTLFKGLGYATYRAVYWYDPTSNDLESGLHILRGDAGINEMRENKLKNSNINEFYIYFDHPVDEPQIVEEEAAAEQGPEEFDDAVDVDSIMRELQSSPSTAGDGNGSGEDELYEPPPNGTETGSDDDSCSCDEENDLMKKRSTVKEKEKVMPKKTAESSGNKRGAGRKTAAVPSGKGTMPAAKPKGAGPSARPKRTRPTAKPKGSVPHHKPKKTGAEDS